Proteins co-encoded in one Natrarchaeobius halalkaliphilus genomic window:
- a CDS encoding methyltransferase family protein has protein sequence MVSKRVFLKSALFTILVPGTVAMALPQLLAKYRPHPKLPIEPNVGRVLGGLSIFAGVLVYLRTVFQFGTDGRGTPSPTDDPDDLVTGGLYARTRNPMYIGVLLVILGQAFRQRSVAILWWGVGMWIGFHNRVIGYEEPHLVEKHGEAYEEYRDRVPRWLSFTRPPR, from the coding sequence ATGGTCTCGAAACGTGTTTTTTTGAAATCGGCGTTGTTCACGATTCTCGTTCCAGGAACGGTCGCCATGGCGCTTCCGCAGTTGCTGGCGAAATACCGACCGCATCCGAAGCTCCCTATCGAGCCGAACGTCGGTCGAGTGCTCGGTGGGCTTTCGATATTCGCCGGGGTTCTCGTATATCTCCGGACGGTGTTCCAATTTGGGACGGACGGAAGGGGGACACCCTCACCGACCGACGATCCCGACGATCTGGTGACCGGCGGACTTTACGCACGGACGCGAAACCCGATGTATATCGGCGTACTTCTGGTCATACTCGGGCAGGCATTCCGGCAGCGTTCTGTGGCGATACTCTGGTGGGGTGTCGGAATGTGGATCGGGTTTCACAACCGAGTCATCGGCTACGAAGAGCCACATCTCGTCGAAAAGCACGGAGAGGCGTACGAAGAGTACCGCGATCGAGTTCCGCGATGGCTTTCGTTCACTCGTCCCCCACGGTGA
- a CDS encoding aminopeptidase produces the protein MDPRIREHAEIIATHSVDLEEGDNVVVDAHPVAEDLVVALHEVIGDRGANPVTTSQRTGKRQQRAYLRAAEGDDAEPEFETPDHELALIENTDVYIAIRATDNVTQTADVDPVTSAAYSQAQRPILEERLSKRWCLTQYPAPANAQLAEMSTEGYENFVWDAVNRDWDAQRAHQENMVEILDPADEIRIVSGETTDVTMSIAGNPTLNDHGEHNLPGGEVFTAPQPDSVEGEVLFDMPLYHQGREITDVSLEFDGGEVVSHSAAKNEDVLTEVLNTDDGARRLGELGIGMNRDIDRFTYNMLFDEKMGDTVHMAVGRAYDDTVGSGNEANDSAVHVDMIVDMSENSSIEVDGEVVQRDGTFRFEDGFDG, from the coding sequence ATGGACCCGCGCATTCGCGAACACGCCGAGATCATCGCAACTCACTCGGTCGACCTCGAGGAAGGCGACAACGTCGTCGTCGACGCCCATCCGGTCGCGGAGGACCTCGTCGTTGCCCTCCACGAGGTTATTGGCGACCGGGGAGCCAATCCAGTGACGACGAGCCAGCGAACCGGCAAGCGCCAGCAGCGTGCGTACCTTCGGGCCGCAGAGGGGGACGACGCGGAACCCGAGTTCGAGACGCCCGATCACGAACTCGCACTCATCGAGAACACGGACGTTTACATCGCCATTCGGGCGACCGACAACGTCACCCAGACCGCCGACGTCGATCCGGTGACCAGCGCGGCCTACAGCCAGGCCCAGCGCCCCATCCTCGAAGAGCGGCTCTCGAAACGCTGGTGTCTGACACAGTATCCCGCTCCCGCCAACGCTCAACTCGCCGAAATGAGTACGGAGGGCTACGAGAACTTCGTCTGGGACGCCGTCAACAGAGACTGGGACGCCCAGCGCGCTCACCAGGAGAACATGGTGGAGATCCTCGATCCGGCCGACGAGATCCGAATCGTTAGCGGGGAGACGACCGACGTCACGATGTCGATCGCTGGCAACCCGACGCTGAACGACCACGGCGAGCACAACTTGCCCGGCGGTGAGGTGTTCACCGCTCCCCAGCCCGACAGCGTCGAAGGCGAGGTACTGTTCGATATGCCGCTGTATCACCAGGGTCGGGAGATCACCGACGTCTCCCTCGAGTTCGACGGCGGCGAGGTCGTCTCGCACTCGGCGGCCAAAAACGAGGACGTCCTCACCGAAGTTCTCAACACCGACGACGGCGCACGTCGGCTGGGCGAACTCGGCATCGGAATGAACCGCGATATCGACCGATTTACGTACAATATGCTCTTCGACGAGAAGATGGGCGATACCGTCCACATGGCCGTCGGGCGTGCCTACGACGACACCGTCGGGAGCGGTAACGAAGCCAACGACTCCGCCGTTCACGTCGACATGATCGTGGACATGAGCGAGAATTCGTCCATCGAGGTGGACGGCGAAGTGGTACAGCGGGACGGCACCTTCCGGTTCGAGGACGGCTTCGACGGATAG
- a CDS encoding DJ-1/PfpI family protein, translating to MVDITAEIVLFDGFDELDAIGPYEVLVNGAEAGASIETRLVTLEETDVVTASHDLRVEPHGTLGEPDLLVVPGGGWTTANEGVRAVVEDGILPGAVDERYTAGATIASVCTGAMILSEAGLLEGRPATTHHAAVDDLEATDATVVDERVVDDGDVLTAGGVTSGLDLALWLLEREFGADVANEVARQMAHDRRGSVFG from the coding sequence ATGGTCGACATCACTGCCGAAATCGTCCTCTTCGACGGCTTCGACGAACTCGACGCGATCGGCCCCTACGAGGTACTGGTCAACGGCGCGGAAGCCGGTGCATCGATCGAGACGCGCCTCGTCACGCTCGAGGAGACCGACGTCGTGACGGCCAGTCACGACCTCCGCGTCGAACCTCACGGAACGCTCGGGGAGCCGGATCTCCTCGTCGTCCCCGGTGGCGGCTGGACGACCGCGAACGAGGGCGTCCGGGCCGTCGTCGAGGACGGCATCCTGCCCGGCGCTGTCGACGAGCGATACACCGCCGGCGCGACGATCGCATCGGTCTGTACCGGCGCGATGATCCTCTCCGAGGCCGGATTGCTCGAGGGACGACCAGCGACGACCCACCACGCCGCCGTGGACGACCTCGAAGCCACGGACGCGACTGTCGTCGACGAACGCGTCGTCGACGACGGCGACGTGCTCACCGCCGGGGGCGTCACGTCCGGTCTCGACCTGGCGCTGTGGCTTCTCGAGCGCGAGTTCGGTGCCGACGTCGCGAACGAGGTCGCCCGACAGATGGCACACGACCGCCGGGGTTCGGTTTTCGGGTAG
- a CDS encoding endonuclease NucS domain-containing protein: MIDDAIRVLAGDCTVISEAADREEYRGRVTTIVKPDNTVLVHDVDGYQPVAWLTRADSVSSDRTDGFTLVAKKDEQTLRIAAHEQDGFAHYPSSSAGVPVGECPDCDGALVRSDGVHCVGCGTRYGVPADATICTDQSHCDCGLPRMRVERGLAFNVCLDRSCESLDEAVTEAFDREWSCPKPSCDGDLRILRRGGLIAGCEQYPDCETGFAVPTGVVDGECRCGLPSFETRTGTRCLDATCERVLERPPGAEPASDD; the protein is encoded by the coding sequence ATGATCGACGACGCCATTCGCGTCCTCGCGGGCGACTGTACCGTGATTTCAGAGGCCGCCGACCGCGAGGAGTACCGCGGTCGCGTGACGACGATCGTCAAGCCCGACAACACCGTTCTCGTCCACGACGTCGACGGCTACCAGCCGGTCGCCTGGCTCACCCGCGCCGACAGTGTCTCGAGCGACCGGACGGACGGCTTTACTCTCGTGGCGAAAAAAGACGAACAGACGCTCAGAATCGCCGCTCACGAACAGGACGGGTTCGCCCACTATCCGTCGTCATCGGCGGGCGTTCCCGTCGGGGAGTGTCCCGATTGTGACGGTGCGCTCGTCCGGTCTGACGGCGTTCACTGCGTCGGCTGTGGGACGCGCTACGGCGTCCCCGCGGACGCGACGATCTGTACGGACCAGAGTCACTGTGACTGTGGACTTCCGCGAATGCGCGTCGAACGCGGCCTCGCGTTCAACGTCTGTCTCGACCGGAGCTGCGAGTCGCTCGACGAGGCGGTCACGGAGGCGTTCGATCGCGAGTGGAGCTGCCCGAAGCCGAGCTGTGACGGCGACCTGCGAATCCTTCGTCGCGGTGGCCTCATCGCCGGCTGTGAGCAGTATCCCGACTGCGAAACCGGGTTCGCGGTCCCGACCGGCGTCGTCGACGGGGAGTGTCGCTGTGGTCTCCCGAGCTTCGAAACGAGAACCGGAACCCGCTGTCTCGACGCGACGTGTGAACGCGTCCTCGAGCGACCGCCCGGAGCCGAGCCGGCGAGTGACGATTAA
- a CDS encoding DUF192 domain-containing protein: protein MATGRVCKTLLAGVVLVLVVTLLVQASVVSTPWGQDRTTVTVLDDDGEPKATVEVEVADTLQERYTGLSDHDSLEAGHGMLFVHASEDDRTYVMREMDFDIDIVFIGGDRTVTSIENARAPEPGEDGEELRYSGRAQWVLEVPRGYANETEMAVGDDVAIDDG from the coding sequence ATGGCCACAGGGCGCGTCTGTAAGACGCTACTCGCCGGAGTCGTGCTCGTGTTGGTCGTCACGCTACTCGTTCAGGCGAGCGTCGTCTCTACTCCCTGGGGACAGGATCGAACGACCGTCACCGTTCTCGATGACGACGGCGAACCCAAAGCCACGGTCGAAGTCGAGGTCGCTGACACCTTGCAGGAACGGTACACCGGGCTGAGTGACCACGATTCGCTCGAGGCCGGCCACGGTATGTTGTTCGTCCACGCGAGCGAGGACGACCGGACGTACGTGATGCGGGAGATGGACTTCGACATCGATATCGTCTTCATCGGCGGCGATCGAACGGTTACGTCCATCGAGAACGCACGTGCGCCGGAGCCCGGCGAGGACGGCGAGGAGCTACGGTACTCGGGGCGTGCACAGTGGGTCCTCGAAGTCCCTCGTGGATATGCAAACGAGACGGAGATGGCCGTTGGCGACGATGTCGCGATCGACGACGGATAA